One Triticum dicoccoides isolate Atlit2015 ecotype Zavitan chromosome 5B, WEW_v2.0, whole genome shotgun sequence genomic window carries:
- the LOC119307878 gene encoding golgin candidate 6-like yields MDSRSINLRGFAGSAGKNIMQGIGGFVFGNEASESKEDSYVERFLDRISNGTMPDDRRSAMTELQSLVAESRSAQMSFGAMGFPVLLNVLKEDREDVELVRGALETLVSALTPIETSQGLKTEVQPASMNSDLLSRETENISLLLSLLTEEDFYVRYYTIQLLTALLTNSLKRLQEAILLIPRGITVLMDMLMDREVIRNEALLLLTYLTRDAEEIQKIVVFEGAFEKLFSIIGEEGFSDGGVVVQDCLELLNNLIRNNASNQMLLKETMGFDPLISILKIRRGSAFNFTQQKTVNLLGALDTVELLLMGGPPGETGKDTSKITNQTALAQRNILDHLLLLGVESQWAPVALRCTALRCIGSLVLRNPQNLDSLASKQVGEEPHVQPALNAILTIILRTSVAQEFVAADYVFKCFCETNPNGQALLASTIAPHPNQGTATHGASSDMPFGSALLQALVSSDVNGDMEACCRASSVLTHIIKDNLQCKDRVLQIQLETPTPSLGRTEPLLHRIVTCLSFAALAEGENDQSSQSEGSYIQPVILRLLITWLADCANAVNCLLESAVHLNYIIELAANKRFTGCVRGLAAVVLGACVLNNASREKGRDAFAVADAISQKIGLTTYFLRFDELRKSFLHLPSGQQNHKQLSRSSANSMSDFQEIEEETNKGDQHPVLSEIFDSQLVSLLSKLETDIRECIMDLFSRTKTATAVLPAELEQKNGEVDGEYIKRLKSFVERQCNEMQDLLGRNAILAEDLVRTGGGSTSDSSEKPSSGRERVQIEALRQELEGAARRIEVLKTEKAQIEAEASNQRNLVVKLESDLKSLADAYNSLEQSNYRLDAEVKTLRQGGSAPYPDVEAIKAQAKEEAEKESEVELNDLLVCLGQEQSKVEKLSARLAELGEDVDTLLQGIGDDAALPDDDDDDDDDDDDEK; encoded by the exons ATGGACTCCCGGTCGATCAACCTTCGGGGCTTCGCCGGAAGCGCAGGAAAAAATATCATGCAG GGGATTGGGGGATTCGTTTTCGGCAATGAGGCGTCCGAGTCCAAGGAAGATAG CTACGTTGAGAGATTCCTTGACCGCATAAGCAACGGCACGATGCCTGATGATAGGAGATCTGCCATGACTGAGCTACAGTCTCTCGTGGCGGAGAGCCGTTCGGCTCAGATGTCTTTTGGAGCTATGG GCTTCCCTGTCCTTCTCAATGTTTTGAAAGAAGACCGTGAGGATGTTGAGCTCGTCAGAGGTGCCCTAGAAACCCTTGTGAGCGCGCTGACTCCTATTGAGACATCACAGGGACTGAAAACTGAGgtccaaccagcatcaatgaactcTGATTTGCTTTCTCGAGAAACAGAGAATATTTCTCTTCTCTTGAGCTTACTG ACAGAGGAGGATTTCTATGTGCGATATTACACAATCCAGCTTTTAACAGCGTTACTTACAAACTCGTTGAAAAG ATTACAGGAGGCAATTCTATTAATTCCTCGTGGCATTACAGTTTTAATGGACATGCTTATGGACCGCGAG GTCATAAGGAATGAAGCACTGTTGCTTCTTACTTATCTGACCAGAGACGCAGAG GAAATTCAAAAAATTGTTGTATTTGAGGGTGCATTTGAGAAGTTGTTTAGCATTATTGGGGAGGAGGGATTTTCTGATGGAGGCGTCGTTGTTCAG GATTGCCTTGAACTTTTAAATAATTTAATACGGAACAATGCGTCCAATCAG ATGCTTTTGAAAGAGACAATGGGCTTTGACCCATTGATATCAATACTAAAGATTAGGAGAGGCAGTGCATTCAATTTTACCCAACAGAAG ACAGTAAATCTTCTCGGTGCCTTAGATACCGTCGAACTGCTTTTGATGGGGGGCCCACCGGGTGAAACAGGTAAAGATACCAGCAAGATCACCAATCAAACTGCACTAGCTCAG AGAAACATTCTTGACCATCTTCTATTATTGGGCGTTGAAAGTCAGTGGGCCCCTGTAGCTCTTCGCTGTACG GCATTGCGGTGTATTGGCAGCTTGGTActaagaaatcctcaaaatctcgATTCTCTTGCAAGCAAGCAAGTTGGGGAAGAACCTCATGTTCAGCCTGCACTGAATGCGATCTTAACTATAATCCTGCGAACCTCCGTAGCACAGGAATTTGTTGCTGCTGATTATGTCTTCAAATGTTTCTGCGAG ACAAATCCCAATGGTCAGGCATTATTAGCATCAACTATTGCTCCACATCCAAACCAAGGAACTGCTACCCATGGTGCTTCTAGTGACATGCCATTTGGAAG TGCACTTCTGCAAGCTCTGGTGTCAAGTGATGTTAATGGAGATATGGAG GCATGTTGCAGAGCATCTAGTGTTCTTACTCACATAATCAAGGACAACTTGCAATGCAAAGATCGC GTATTGCAAATTCAGCTTGAAACACCTACGCCATCCTTGGGACGCACCGAGCCTCTCTTGCATCGGATTGTTACGTGTTTATCCTTTGCAGCTTTAGCAGAAGGAGAAAATGACCAAAGCAGTCAATCAGAAGGATCATATATTCAGCCTGTTATTCTCCGGCTACTCATCACATGGCTTGCGGATTGTGCAAATGCTGTAAATTGCCTTTTGGAATCAGCGGTACACCTAAACTACATAATCGAGCTTGCCGCAAATAAACGTTTCACCGGTTGCGTCCGTGGATTAGCTGCCGTTGTTTTAGGTGCTTGTGTCCTCAATAATGCAAGCCGTGAGAAGGGCCGAGATGCCTTTGCTGTTGCAGATGCTATAAGCCAAAAGATTGGCCTTACTACATACTTTTTGAGGTTCGATGAGCTGCGGAAAAGCTTTCTTCACCTACCATCAGGGCAGCAGAACCACAAGCAGCTTTCACGGTCAAGTGCAAACAGTATGTCTGATTTCCAAGAGATTGAAGAGGAAACAAATAAAGGCGATCAACATCCAGTCCTTTCTGAAATTTTTGATTCACAATTAGTTAGTTTACTCAGTAAGCTTGAGACTGATATTAGAGAATGTATAATGGATCTCTTCAGTCGAACAAAGACCGCAACTGCAGTTCTACCTGCTGAGTTGGAGCAGAAGAACGGGGAGGTTGATGGAGAGTATATCAAGCGGTTGAAGTCATTTGTAGAGAGACAGTGCAACGAGATGCAG GACTTGCTAGGCCGAAATGCAATCTTAGCAGAAGATCTAGTGAGAACTGGTGGTGGCAGCACTTCAGATTCTTCCGAGAAACCAAGCAGTGGCCGAGAAAGGGTCCAGATTGAAGCCCTCAGACAAGAACTGGAGGGCGCAGCACGGCGAATAGAAGTGCTCAAAACTGAAAAAGCTCAGATCGAAGCCGAAGCTAGCAACCAACGAAATCTAGTAGTAAAACTTGAATCTGATCTTAAGAGCTTGGCAGATGCTTACAACAGTCTTGAGCAGTCCAACTACCGCCTTGATGCAGAGGTGAAAACCTTGAGGCAGGGAGGCAGTGCTCCCTACCCAGACGTAGAAGCAATAAAAGCGCAAGCCAAGGAAGAGGCAGAGAAGGAAAGTGAGGTGGAACTGAACGATCTACTCGTCTGCTTGGGACAGGAGCAAAGCAAGGTTGAGAAGCTGAGTGCACGGCTGGCAGAGCTCGGTGAGGACGTGGACACCCTGCTGCAAGGTATCGGCGATGATGCTGCCTTgccagacgacgatgatgatgatgatgacgacgacgacgatgaaaaGTAA